Proteins from a genomic interval of Lentimicrobiaceae bacterium:
- a CDS encoding PhoU domain-containing protein: MNNDNINLQQPENVIMGIKDQYLSQLESDFQLLTEIVLSQMDFVRHMLVEKPSKEINSQIKRNEKLIDSLDITIKEKVINAIMLFTPRAGDLRRLMAYHDMTISMERVGDLITNISASLQNTDFSIHGFKDYKKLVLKMYDRAFTMLKNSLFAFTDISDEAAYSTILMDDKVDKMERKIEKRLADDFGGKTHNSQALLNIMNLNAISYHIERIADKAVDISTSAIFLIEGKDIRHIKSPKREEKPSTETPKNELTDEKIGE; the protein is encoded by the coding sequence ATGAATAACGATAATATTAATCTTCAACAACCCGAAAATGTTATTATGGGAATTAAAGATCAATACTTAAGTCAGCTTGAAAGCGATTTTCAGTTGCTAACTGAAATAGTTCTTTCGCAAATGGATTTTGTAAGGCACATGCTTGTAGAAAAGCCAAGTAAAGAAATTAATTCGCAAATAAAGCGTAACGAAAAACTTATCGATTCTCTAGATATTACCATAAAAGAAAAGGTAATAAACGCCATTATGCTTTTTACACCACGTGCAGGCGATCTACGCCGACTAATGGCATACCACGACATGACTATCTCTATGGAGCGTGTTGGCGACCTGATTACGAATATATCGGCATCATTGCAAAATACTGATTTTTCGATTCACGGATTTAAAGACTATAAAAAGCTTGTGCTAAAAATGTACGACCGCGCATTTACTATGCTCAAAAATTCGTTGTTTGCATTCACCGACATCAGCGATGAAGCTGCTTATTCAACTATTCTGATGGACGATAAAGTGGATAAAATGGAGAGAAAAATTGAAAAACGTCTAGCCGATGACTTTGGTGGAAAAACCCACAACAGCCAAGCTTTGCTTAATATTATGAATTTAAACGCAATTTCTTATCATATTGAAAGAATTGCCGATAAAGCCGTTGATATTTCCACATCGGCAATATTTTTGATAGAAGGTAAAGATATACGCCATATAAAATCGCCGAAAAGAGAAGAAAAGCCGTCAACTGAAACTCCAAAGAATGAGTTGACAGACGAAAAAATTGGCGAATAA